A DNA window from Bacteroides cellulosilyticus contains the following coding sequences:
- a CDS encoding porin → MKKLILMVVMAALSLAAMAQHEEDTENGVVSLAGREGFTIETKKGDFVFKPYLLVQTCANFNWYDDEGLDKAYNQDNVANSGFSIPYAVLGFTGKAFGKVAFNLSINAAASGGALLQQAWFDVQLKKQFAVRVGKFKTPFSHAYLTTLGETLLPQLPVSLTSAVILPYSLNAVTPNIGTGFDLGVEVHGLLADKFGYEVGLFNGTGSSVNTATKTLSDDWHIPSLLYAGRFTYMPKGVMPSTQGNPNRLNEDKIMFGVSASINVESENESTNDTRVGVEFAMLKNKLYLGAEAYYMNVGFTKRQKINESYNYLGGYVQGGYFVAPRLQAALRYDFFNRNGTGDDGFLNMPAVGMNYFFKGCNLKLQAMYQYIARTGHDTQLDRDNDNLGLATHSATVMLQYTF, encoded by the coding sequence ATGAAGAAATTAATTTTAATGGTTGTAATGGCTGCCCTTTCGTTGGCTGCTATGGCACAGCATGAAGAAGATACAGAAAACGGTGTAGTGTCACTTGCCGGAAGAGAGGGATTTACGATAGAAACCAAGAAGGGAGACTTTGTATTCAAGCCCTATCTGTTGGTACAGACTTGTGCAAATTTCAATTGGTATGATGATGAAGGTCTGGATAAGGCATACAATCAGGATAATGTAGCTAATTCCGGTTTCTCAATTCCCTATGCTGTATTGGGCTTCACTGGTAAAGCTTTTGGTAAAGTAGCCTTTAATCTTTCTATCAATGCGGCTGCCAGTGGGGGAGCATTGCTTCAACAAGCATGGTTCGATGTACAACTTAAAAAACAGTTTGCCGTGCGTGTCGGTAAATTCAAAACACCTTTCTCACATGCTTATCTGACGACGTTGGGCGAAACATTGTTGCCGCAGTTGCCAGTATCATTGACTTCTGCTGTCATTCTGCCTTATTCCTTGAATGCGGTAACGCCTAACATCGGTACCGGTTTTGACCTCGGTGTTGAAGTTCACGGATTGTTAGCTGATAAATTTGGCTATGAAGTAGGTTTATTCAATGGTACCGGTTCTTCTGTAAATACAGCTACAAAAACTCTGAGTGATGATTGGCATATCCCTTCTTTACTGTATGCGGGGCGCTTTACTTATATGCCTAAAGGTGTGATGCCGTCCACTCAAGGTAATCCTAACCGTTTGAATGAAGATAAGATCATGTTCGGTGTATCGGCTTCAATCAATGTGGAAAGTGAGAATGAAAGTACCAATGATACCCGTGTGGGAGTGGAATTTGCCATGTTAAAGAACAAACTGTATCTGGGTGCCGAAGCATATTATATGAATGTGGGCTTCACGAAACGCCAGAAAATTAATGAAAGCTACAATTACTTGGGTGGTTATGTACAGGGCGGTTACTTTGTTGCTCCCCGTTTGCAGGCTGCCTTGCGTTATGACTTCTTTAACCGTAACGGTACCGGCGATGACGGATTTTTGAATATGCCGGCTGTGGGTATGAATTATTTCTTTAAGGGTTGTAACCTGAAACTCCAGGCTATGTACCAGTATATTGCCCGTACGGGGCATGATACACAACTTGACCGAGATAATGATAATTTAGGTCTGGCCACTCATTCTGCAACAGTAATGCTGCAATATACTTTCTAA
- a CDS encoding imelysin family protein, translating into MKKFFYLSALSLGMMCSITACSDDDTTTIDAKNLDYTAENASSWGNYMRVVAQLLVNDATALYDDWAVKYNEGGSYADFFKNQDALTSVEQLIDGCVDIANEVGTAKIGDPYDLFIHNNEEKALYAVESWYSWHSREDYRNNIYSIRNAYYGTRTGAISESSLSKAVAAVNANLDTEVKKAIDDAAAAIWAIPSPFRNNINSPEAVSAMEACATLEGVLKGSLKNCIESIDKTVLAEVVKNYVDVVVLPTYSDLKAGNQALFDAVETFRTSPSNANFKACATAWLAARTPWETSEAFLFGPVADKGLDPNMDSWPLDQDGIVQILTSGNYSDLNWDGDYDEEDDKIAGAQALRGYHTLEYLIFKDGEARTIQ; encoded by the coding sequence ATGAAAAAGTTTTTTTATTTGTCGGCTCTTTCATTGGGCATGATGTGTTCCATTACGGCTTGTAGTGATGATGACACTACGACTATAGACGCTAAAAATCTTGACTATACGGCAGAGAATGCAAGTAGTTGGGGAAATTACATGCGAGTAGTTGCACAATTGTTGGTGAATGATGCTACTGCTCTTTATGATGACTGGGCGGTTAAATACAATGAAGGTGGAAGCTATGCAGATTTCTTTAAGAATCAAGATGCTTTGACGAGTGTTGAGCAGTTGATTGACGGCTGTGTAGACATTGCCAATGAAGTAGGTACTGCCAAAATTGGTGACCCTTACGATCTTTTCATACATAATAATGAAGAAAAGGCTTTGTATGCTGTAGAGTCATGGTATAGCTGGCATTCTCGTGAAGACTATCGTAACAATATCTATTCTATTCGTAATGCTTATTACGGAACACGTACAGGAGCTATTAGCGAGTCATCCCTCTCAAAAGCAGTAGCTGCAGTAAATGCTAATCTTGATACTGAAGTAAAAAAGGCGATTGATGATGCAGCAGCAGCAATTTGGGCTATCCCGAGTCCTTTCCGCAACAATATCAATAGTCCGGAAGCAGTAAGTGCTATGGAAGCTTGTGCCACTTTAGAGGGAGTACTCAAGGGAAGTTTGAAGAATTGTATCGAAAGTATTGATAAAACAGTGCTAGCTGAAGTCGTAAAAAATTATGTGGATGTAGTTGTATTACCTACTTACTCTGATTTGAAAGCGGGAAATCAGGCTCTTTTCGATGCTGTTGAGACATTCCGTACTTCTCCCAGCAATGCTAACTTCAAGGCTTGCGCCACAGCATGGCTTGCTGCTCGTACACCGTGGGAAACTAGTGAGGCATTCCTTTTTGGTCCGGTTGCCGACAAAGGTCTTGACCCCAATATGGATAGCTGGCCGCTTGACCAGGATGGTATCGTACAGATCCTGACGTCCGGTAACTATTCAGACTTAAACTGGGATGGTGACTATGATGAAGAAGATGATAAAATTGCCGGTGCACAAGCTTTGCGTGGTTACCACACTTTGGAATATTTGATCTTCAAAGATGGTGAAGCCCGTACCATTCAGTAA
- a CDS encoding di-heme oxidoredictase family protein — MNGLLKYSFPICFSLLALFACENDGIDVDDIEVPAGFALSAGTATNFLTSSYAYDRSADWITGAYDKRFTRGDKLYDDIRTSSNGIGGGLGPVYAGYSCGSCHRNAGRTQPTLWSEGGSGSSGFSSMLVYISRKNGAFFQDYGRVLHDQAIYGVKPEGKLKVEYTYETFQFPDGETYELCKPNYSIYEWYADSVKPEDLFCTVRIPLRHVGMGQMMALDPTEIEALAAKSNYPEYGISGRCNYISERGVRSLGLSGNKAQHADLTVELGFSSDMGVTNSRYPEEICEGQAQVNQGSMMGLSYAQLDVSTEEMENVDLYMQSLSVPARRNVNNEQVIKGEQNFYKAKCHLCHVTTLHTKPRGSVLLNGTRLPWLGSQTIHPYSDFLLHDMGSEIMGVGLNDNYVSGLARGNEWRTTPLWGIGLQETVNGHTYFLHDGRARNYVEAIMWHGGEGEASKNLFKKMSKEDRDALVAFLKSL; from the coding sequence ATGAATGGCTTATTAAAATACTCATTTCCAATCTGTTTTTCGCTTCTGGCATTGTTTGCTTGCGAAAATGATGGAATTGATGTGGATGATATAGAAGTACCTGCCGGCTTTGCCCTCTCTGCCGGTACTGCTACCAACTTCCTGACTTCCTCTTATGCTTATGACAGGTCGGCTGACTGGATAACAGGAGCATACGATAAACGTTTCACCCGTGGTGACAAATTGTATGATGATATCCGCACCAGTAGTAATGGAATAGGTGGAGGACTGGGACCGGTTTATGCCGGTTATTCTTGTGGTAGCTGTCACCGAAATGCCGGACGTACGCAACCTACCTTGTGGAGCGAAGGTGGTTCCGGTAGCTCCGGCTTTTCGTCTATGTTGGTTTATATTAGTCGTAAGAATGGAGCTTTCTTTCAGGATTATGGACGTGTGCTTCATGATCAGGCTATTTATGGTGTGAAGCCCGAGGGAAAACTGAAAGTGGAATATACCTATGAGACTTTCCAATTCCCTGATGGTGAGACGTATGAACTCTGCAAACCCAATTATTCTATTTATGAATGGTATGCGGACAGCGTCAAACCCGAAGACCTGTTCTGTACGGTGCGTATTCCTTTGCGCCACGTAGGTATGGGACAAATGATGGCGCTCGATCCCACTGAAATTGAAGCTTTGGCTGCTAAAAGTAATTATCCGGAATATGGTATCAGTGGCCGTTGCAACTATATCTCCGAGAGAGGAGTGAGAAGTTTAGGCTTGTCCGGTAATAAAGCACAGCATGCCGACCTGACAGTGGAACTTGGTTTCTCCAGCGATATGGGAGTTACGAACAGCCGCTATCCCGAAGAAATCTGTGAAGGACAGGCACAAGTAAATCAAGGCAGTATGATGGGACTTTCTTATGCTCAATTGGATGTATCTACGGAAGAAATGGAGAATGTAGACCTCTACATGCAGAGCCTTAGTGTTCCGGCACGTCGCAATGTGAATAATGAACAAGTAATCAAGGGTGAGCAGAATTTTTATAAGGCGAAGTGCCATCTCTGCCATGTAACCACCTTGCACACAAAACCACGTGGTTCTGTACTGTTGAACGGAACTCGCCTTCCCTGGCTGGGTAGTCAGACAATTCATCCATATTCGGACTTCTTGCTTCATGACATGGGCTCTGAAATTATGGGCGTAGGACTGAATGATAACTACGTAAGCGGTTTGGCCCGTGGCAACGAATGGCGTACGACTCCGCTTTGGGGTATCGGATTGCAGGAAACTGTGAATGGTCATACTTACTTCCTGCACGATGGACGCGCCCGCAACTATGTTGAGGCTATCATGTGGCACGGTGGTGAAGGTGAAGCATCGAAGAATCTCTTCAAAAAGATGAGTAAAGAAGATCGTGATGCTTTGGTCGCATTCCTGAAATCATTATAA
- a CDS encoding Rid family hydrolase, with product MNNKKQPTNQSENTLTEIFKYEVKEGVSEFHVMIHSIRPEDTYEEQLNAVANAYNDLLAGELKGAMAVFKRYFLSDTANQADLLLAITTESSDCALSVVEQPPLDGTKIALWAYLQTNVQTQVLHNGLFEVKHNAYRHLWGGSVFNRAANSEYQTRLLLNDYVMQLMEQGCKLADNCIRTWFFVQNVDVNYAGVVKARNEVFVTQNLTEKTHYIASTGIGGRHADPKVLVQMDTYAVAGLKPEQIHFLYAPTHLNPTYEYGVSFERGTYVDYGDRRQVFISGTASINNKGEVVYPGDIRRQTERMWENVEALLKEAECTFDDLGHMIVYLRDIADYAVVKSMYDKRFPDTPKVFVHAPVCRPGWLIEMECMGVKALKNKEYAPF from the coding sequence ATGAACAACAAAAAACAACCAACCAACCAATCAGAGAATACATTAACCGAGATTTTTAAATATGAAGTAAAAGAAGGCGTTTCAGAGTTTCATGTAATGATTCACTCTATTCGGCCGGAAGACACTTATGAGGAACAGTTAAATGCAGTAGCCAATGCCTACAACGATTTGCTTGCAGGTGAATTGAAAGGTGCCATGGCTGTGTTTAAACGTTATTTCCTGAGTGATACCGCCAATCAGGCTGACCTCCTGCTGGCTATCACTACCGAAAGTTCCGACTGTGCTCTTTCCGTGGTAGAGCAACCCCCTTTGGATGGGACGAAAATAGCTTTGTGGGCTTATTTACAGACCAATGTGCAGACACAAGTGCTGCACAACGGACTGTTTGAAGTAAAGCACAATGCGTACCGCCACCTGTGGGGAGGCAGTGTTTTCAATCGTGCTGCAAATTCTGAATACCAGACTCGTTTATTGCTGAATGACTACGTGATGCAACTTATGGAACAAGGATGTAAATTGGCGGATAACTGTATCCGTACCTGGTTCTTCGTACAGAATGTGGATGTGAATTATGCCGGTGTGGTAAAGGCACGTAATGAGGTTTTCGTCACTCAGAATTTGACGGAAAAAACACACTATATTGCCAGTACAGGTATCGGCGGACGTCATGCTGATCCTAAAGTATTGGTGCAAATGGATACCTATGCTGTGGCAGGTTTAAAGCCGGAACAGATACACTTCCTTTATGCTCCTACGCATCTGAATCCTACTTATGAGTATGGTGTCAGCTTTGAACGCGGAACGTATGTCGATTACGGTGACCGGCGTCAAGTGTTTATTTCAGGTACGGCAAGTATCAACAATAAAGGGGAAGTGGTATACCCCGGCGACATCCGCAGGCAGACGGAACGGATGTGGGAAAATGTAGAAGCCTTGCTGAAAGAGGCGGAGTGCACATTTGATGATTTGGGACATATGATTGTTTACCTGCGTGACATTGCAGACTATGCCGTTGTGAAGAGTATGTATGACAAGCGTTTCCCGGATACTCCTAAAGTATTTGTACATGCGCCTGTATGTCGTCCCGGATGGTTGATCGAAATGGAATGTATGGGAGTTAAGGCTTTGAA
- a CDS encoding TetR/AcrR family transcriptional regulator, whose amino-acid sequence MQYPKDDIQKEILKAAEKVFLENGFPKASMREIAQEAQVGLSNIYNYFKSKDDIFCTVVRPVISAFERMLHEHHGRYGADIMEMYSTEYLRYVIEEYMTLIQKHRKLLVLLFFHAQGSSLENFKENFTERSTSLVKEYFRDMKEKHPQMNINVTDFSIHLHTAWMFTMFEELIMHRVGIEDLEQIVTEYITFEVTGWRELMKI is encoded by the coding sequence ATGCAATACCCTAAAGATGACATACAAAAAGAAATTTTGAAAGCTGCCGAAAAGGTATTCCTCGAAAACGGCTTTCCAAAGGCTTCCATGCGTGAAATTGCGCAAGAAGCACAGGTAGGGTTGAGCAATATCTATAACTATTTCAAAAGTAAGGATGATATTTTCTGTACGGTGGTACGGCCTGTAATCAGTGCATTCGAAAGAATGCTGCACGAACATCACGGTCGTTATGGAGCAGATATCATGGAGATGTATTCCACAGAATACCTACGATATGTGATAGAAGAGTACATGACATTGATACAAAAGCATCGCAAATTGTTGGTATTGCTATTTTTCCATGCACAGGGTTCTTCACTGGAAAACTTCAAGGAGAACTTCACCGAACGCTCCACATCACTCGTGAAAGAGTACTTCAGAGATATGAAAGAGAAACATCCGCAAATGAATATCAATGTAACCGACTTTTCTATCCACCTGCATACGGCATGGATGTTCACCATGTTTGAGGAATTGATCATGCACCGAGTCGGGATAGAAGATTTGGAACAGATAGTCACAGAATACATCACATTCGAAGTAACTGGTTGGAGAGAGCTTATGAAAATATAA
- a CDS encoding ABC transporter ATP-binding protein: MKEKQKQKKGIARLFEIAGERKGLLILAGVLSAGSATCMLVPYWSVYRVLQELLHHASDLGKVDSGVLIYWGWFAFFGLIGGLLLLYAALMASHVAAFRILYGLRIKLSEHIGRLSLGYLNGTSTGSIKKIMEQNVEKIENFIAHTIPDLVNVLATVTLMFIIFFSLNGWMAAVCLFCIALSIGLQFANFFGKKAQEFTKIYFDTQERMSASAVQYVRGMPVVKIFGQSVRSFRRFNSEIEAYKEYALKVCDTYEPGMVVFTILLNSLITFILPIGLLLLSHEPQNLALAAVYLFFIIMGPGVASPIYKLMFLGSGTREIDEGVERIDRIFAEPPVPEAQTPQVPAGYDIEFLKVSFAYENKAETTRTEALRDITFTARQGEITALVGPSGSGKSTVANLIPRFWDVVEGEIRIGGVNIKNIPTEKLMDIVSFVFQDSFLFFDTLYENIRVGNSSAGREEVIAAAKAAQCHEFIESLPQGYETRIGDEGVYLSGGESQRVCVARAILKNAPILVLDEATAFADPENEYKMQQALQHLIQNKTVIIIAHRLSSIISAQQIIVLNEGKLVQHGKHEILSKTEGLYKNMWDAYTDAFRWELNSKKEVKE, translated from the coding sequence ATGAAAGAGAAACAGAAACAGAAAAAAGGAATCGCCCGCCTGTTTGAGATTGCAGGCGAGCGGAAAGGCTTGCTGATCCTGGCCGGAGTTCTTTCGGCAGGCAGCGCTACGTGCATGCTGGTTCCCTACTGGTCGGTATACCGCGTATTGCAAGAATTGCTGCATCACGCCAGTGATTTAGGGAAAGTGGACAGCGGAGTACTGATATATTGGGGGTGGTTCGCCTTCTTCGGACTGATCGGAGGATTATTGCTACTTTATGCGGCACTGATGGCCTCACATGTAGCAGCTTTCCGTATCCTATACGGATTACGTATCAAGCTATCGGAACACATCGGACGCTTATCGTTAGGATACCTGAACGGTACATCTACCGGAAGCATCAAGAAAATTATGGAACAGAATGTAGAAAAGATTGAGAACTTCATTGCCCATACCATCCCCGACCTTGTGAATGTATTGGCTACGGTCACTCTGATGTTTATCATCTTTTTCTCCCTGAATGGCTGGATGGCTGCGGTCTGTCTATTCTGTATCGCATTGAGTATAGGATTACAGTTTGCCAACTTCTTCGGGAAAAAGGCACAGGAGTTTACTAAAATCTACTTTGATACACAGGAACGAATGAGCGCCTCAGCCGTACAATATGTACGCGGCATGCCGGTCGTGAAAATCTTCGGTCAGAGCGTCCGGTCATTCCGCCGTTTCAATAGTGAGATTGAGGCGTATAAGGAATATGCACTGAAAGTATGCGATACATACGAACCCGGCATGGTGGTCTTCACCATATTACTGAACTCACTCATTACGTTTATTCTGCCGATAGGTTTACTATTACTGAGTCATGAGCCACAAAATCTGGCATTAGCCGCTGTCTATCTATTCTTTATTATTATGGGTCCCGGAGTAGCCTCCCCTATTTATAAACTGATGTTCCTCGGATCGGGTACACGGGAAATAGACGAGGGCGTAGAACGTATTGACCGTATCTTTGCCGAGCCACCCGTACCGGAAGCACAAACACCGCAAGTACCCGCCGGTTATGACATTGAATTCCTCAAGGTTAGTTTCGCTTATGAGAATAAAGCGGAGACAACTCGTACCGAAGCGCTACGCGACATCACCTTCACAGCACGCCAAGGTGAAATTACGGCACTCGTAGGCCCCTCAGGTTCAGGAAAATCTACAGTAGCCAATCTGATTCCCCGCTTCTGGGATGTAGTGGAAGGCGAAATACGGATCGGAGGAGTCAACATCAAAAATATTCCCACCGAAAAGTTGATGGACATTGTTTCCTTTGTTTTCCAAGATAGCTTCCTTTTCTTTGATACCCTCTATGAAAATATCCGGGTAGGAAACTCCAGTGCAGGGCGCGAGGAAGTGATAGCTGCCGCAAAAGCCGCACAGTGCCATGAGTTTATAGAAAGCCTTCCGCAAGGTTATGAAACCCGCATCGGAGATGAGGGCGTCTACCTTTCCGGTGGCGAGTCGCAACGTGTCTGTGTGGCAAGGGCCATCCTGAAAAATGCCCCTATCCTGGTGCTGGACGAGGCGACTGCTTTTGCCGATCCCGAAAATGAATATAAGATGCAGCAGGCTTTGCAACATCTGATCCAGAATAAGACGGTTATCATCATTGCACACCGTCTCTCGTCCATCATTTCGGCACAGCAAATCATCGTACTGAACGAAGGAAAGCTCGTACAGCATGGGAAACACGAGATATTAAGTAAAACGGAAGGATTATATAAGAATATGTGGGACGCTTATACGGATGCGTTCCGCTGGGAACTAAACAGTAAGAAGGAGGTAAAAGAATGA